In Sphingobacteriaceae bacterium, the following proteins share a genomic window:
- a CDS encoding RNA pseudouridine synthase → MADFDEGPDDLNSDEEQALFEHHNIKVEKGQVTMRIDKFIMIRVANTTRTKVQNACDAGFVLVNGKAVKSNYKIKPFDEISIVLTVPPRTSEILPENIPLDITFEDDYIALVNKKPGMVVHPAYGNYTGTLVNALLYHFTNLPTSKTKLNNDLYLDRPGLVHRIDKNTSGIIIIAKTELAMTRLAKDFYDRTMDRKYIAICWGDLKEDEGTIVANVGRDLKDRKKMYAFPPDSEHGKHAITHYKVIERFGYITFVECKLETGRTHQIRVHFKSIGHPLFNDNEYGGDTILKGINTAKYKQFIQNCFDLLPRQALHAKTLGITHPITGEKLFFDSPIPNDMQAVLEKWRKYTKDKVLE, encoded by the coding sequence ATGGCTGATTTTGATGAAGGACCGGATGATTTGAATTCCGATGAAGAACAAGCACTTTTTGAACACCATAATATAAAGGTTGAAAAAGGCCAGGTGACCATGCGTATTGATAAATTTATCATGATACGCGTGGCCAACACCACACGGACCAAGGTTCAGAATGCCTGCGACGCTGGATTTGTACTGGTAAACGGAAAAGCGGTAAAATCGAACTACAAGATCAAACCTTTTGATGAGATCTCCATTGTTCTTACAGTACCACCGAGAACTTCTGAAATTCTTCCTGAAAATATTCCGCTCGATATTACGTTTGAGGACGACTACATTGCTCTTGTAAATAAAAAGCCAGGTATGGTAGTTCATCCTGCTTATGGAAATTACACCGGCACTTTAGTGAATGCATTACTTTATCATTTTACAAATTTACCAACCTCAAAAACAAAACTCAACAACGACCTTTATTTAGATCGTCCGGGTTTGGTGCATCGCATCGACAAAAATACTTCGGGCATTATCATCATAGCTAAAACCGAACTGGCCATGACGAGGCTTGCAAAAGATTTTTACGACCGTACCATGGACCGAAAATACATTGCTATTTGCTGGGGCGATTTAAAAGAAGATGAAGGAACCATTGTTGCAAATGTTGGACGAGATTTAAAGGACCGTAAAAAAATGTATGCTTTTCCACCGGATAGCGAACATGGCAAACATGCAATAACGCACTATAAAGTTATTGAACGTTTTGGCTACATCACTTTTGTAGAATGCAAATTGGAGACCGGGCGTACACACCAGATCCGCGTGCATTTTAAAAGTATAGGACATCCTTTGTTTAACGACAATGAATATGGCGGAGACACTATTTTAAAAGGAATAAATACAGCAAAATACAAGCAGTTTATTCAGAATTGTTTTGATCTGCTTCCACGTCAGGCCTTACACGCCAAAACTCTGGGTATTACGCATCCTATAACAGGCGAGAAATTGTTTTTCGACAGTCCCATTCCTAACGACATGCAGGCTGTTCTTGAAAAATGGAGAAAATACACAAAAGATAAAGTTCTGGAATAG